The Nocardioides sp. cx-173 genome segment CTGGCGGTCGGCATGGTCGGCATGGGCCTCGCGGCGCAGCGCGCGCTGCGCGGCGACATCGGCAGCCAGACCCCGATGTGAGTCGACTGGCCCGGCTGGGACGAGGCGCGGCCTCGGCGGGTGGGGCGGCGTTGTCCGCCGCCACCCGCGCCCTGGCTGCCGTACGCCCCGCGCCCAAGCCGCTGCATCCGAAGGGGCAGGTATTCCATGCGTGCCTGTACCGGCACGGCGTGGAGCCGCCGCTGGGGGTGGAGTTCCTGGACACGGTCTCGACCGACGAGGTGCTGGTGCGCCAGTCGCGTGCCATCGGGCTGCCCACGGCGCTGCCCGACATCCACGGGCTGGCGGTCAGGCTCACCAACCCCGACGGGAGCCACGGCGACCTGCTCTTCGCGACGACCGGCCTGGGCCGGCTGACCCGGCACGTGCTGACCTTCAGCAAGAAGCAGTACGGGCGGCCCGTCACGACGTTGCTGCCCTACCGGACCGCGGCCGGCCCCGTCCTGCTCGCGGCGCGCGCCAGCGGCGACGCCTCCGTGGAGATCCTCTGCGCCGTCGGCGAGGGGGAGTGGCGCCACCTCGCCGACCTGCGGCTCACCCAGACGCCCGCCGACGACCAGGCGATCTCGTTCGACCCGGTGCGCCACCGGCTGCCGGGCCTCGAGCAGTACGACTGGGTGCGCCGGCTGCGCGCCCCGGCGTACGAGGAGGCACGCGAGAGTCGTCGCGAGGACGCAGTTGTGCCGACCCGAGATAGTTGACGACGTGGAGGCCCAGCCGCGACTCATCCCCGTCCGCCAGCCCGAGCACGCCACCGGCATCGCGCTGGTCCTGCACGGTGGGGCCTCGCGCGGCCAGCGGATGATGGTCAGCCCCACCCAGCTGTCGGTGGTGCGGATGGCGCCCACCGCCAAGCGGGTCGCCCGCGAGGGACGCGGCAAGCTCGCGGTCTACCGGCTGCTCAACTCCTACCGTGGCTGGGACACCCAGCACACCCCCGTGCGCGACGTGGAGTGGGCGCTCGACGAGCTGCGAGGACGGCACGGCGTGCTGCCGGTCGGCCTCGTCGGCCACTCGCTCGGCGGCCGGGCCGCCCTGCTCGCCGGGGACCGGCCGGGCGTCGAGTCCGTCGTCGCCCTGAACCCGTGGGTCTACCCCGACGACACGGTGGACCTGTCCGGGCGCCGGGTGCTCTTCGTGCACGGCTTGGCCGACCGGGTCGCGCTGCCGCAGCGTGCCGAGGCGGTGGCCCGCCGCGTCGCGCAGACCACGGACGTCGGCTTCATCAGCATCCCGGGCGGCAAGCACGCGATGCTGCGCCACGGGCGGTCCTTCGACGGCTACGGCGCGGAGTTCACCGCGGTGTCGCTGCTCGGCCACATCCCGCGCGGCTCGGTCTCCAGCGCGGTCATGCGGGTCCTCGACGGCGACGCGTGGGTCACGGCGTAGGCAGGACGACCGGGATCTCCTGACCCAGCCGAGCACCCAGCTCGAGGTCGAGTCCGTCGCCGGACCAGAAGGTGCCGGGGTCGTAGTAGTTGGTGGGCCGCCGCTCGTCGAGCAGGCCCATGGCCTGGTACGTCGCCGCGACGACCTCCGCGCAGTAGGTCAGCTCGGCCGGCGCCTTGCTCCGCACCCGCCCGCGCGCCCACCGGCCCACCAGCTTGGCGGTCGAGGGGAACGGCGTGCCGTCCAGCCGCGCGACCGTGCGCAGCACCGCCGCCTCCATGCCGGCATCCACCTCCGGGTCCAGCTGGCGCAGCCAGGCCCGCTGGTCGTAGCGCCCACACCACTGCGTCACCGCGTCGCGCAGGTCGTGCAGCTGCACGCCCCGGTGGTGCTCGCCGGTCCACACGTCGAGCAGTCCCTTGCCGAGCTCGGCATGCCACATCAGCGGCGGCAGGTCGTCGATCACGACCGCCATGCCGACGTGGTTGACCGGCGCGTTGGTCAGGACCCGGATAGCGTGGTCGGCGGCGGAGCGGCCTCGGAACAGCCAGAGGTCGCCGGTGCGGGTGATCTCGGCCGCGGCGTCGAGCGTCAGCCTGGTGGTGTCCAACGTGAGGGAGTCCTGTCGGTGAAGCTGTGGAAGATCCTGGGGATCGCGGGACTGACCGGGGTGGCCGCCACCGGGGCGATCATCGCCCGCGAGCAGCGTAAGCGCGCACAGGTCACCCCGGACGACGTTCGCCGCAAGCTGCACGAGCGCCTCGCCGAGCTCGACGATCAGCGGTAGCCCACCAGCGTCGGCGTCGCCTCGACCACCTCGAGCGGCACCGGCGCGCCGGGGATGGTCACGGTGCCCGGCACCGGCTGCCACGCTCCGCCGTTGACGCGCCAGTCGGCGGCGTAGGTGGTGTCCACGGCCGGGCCGACCTGCCCCTCGGCAAGGTATCGATGGGTGATCTCCAGTCGCGGGTACGGCGACCCGCCACTGCGCGTGCTCAGCTCCTCGCCGTCCCCGAAGCGCCACCCGAACCCGCTCGGGCGGATCCGCAGCTCCACCTGCTGCCCCAGCAGGGTGATCGTGCGCGTGAACGGCTCGGTCTCGGTGTAGAAGTTCGTCTTGAAGTTCACCAGGGTGCGGCCGTTCGGCGGTTGCACGACGAGGTCGGACGGTGGGAGGGCGAGCTGGCGGAACGCTGCGGCGACGATGCCGGGTGTGAGTATGGGCTCGTCTGCATTGACTAGGCAGTAGTCCTGCGGATTTGCGCCGATGACACCGGCGATCCCAGCGCACGCTGCGGTCCCGACTGGCGTCTGTGGGGAAGCTGTCGCGGGGTTGGCTCCCGGAACGCCGGCTTCACTGTCACAGACAAGGACTACGACGGTTCGAACCTGGTTGTCGACCACCACAACCTGCTCGACATGTCGGCACCCTGCATCGGCAGGAACCTCGACACCGAACAGGAAGCCGCACGCCGCCATAGTTGCGAGAACAACACGGAGTGTCATCGGATGAGACCGATGAAGGTGATCGCTGGAGTGTCCATGTCTGACGTCAAGCGGAAGCGAAAGATCGCCTTCTCTTCTCCGTATTCGTCAGCCTCAGCTCCACTCGATGGCACCATGCTGCCGCCCCCCATGGTGATCGCTGCCGTGACCTCACCCGGCTTGAGTTCTTTGGCGCGATCGACCGTCCATCCCGTGGTGTTGTATTCGCCGCCCGCCTCATAAACGTCTTCGATGAGATCGACATACGGCTCGCATGTAGAGCACCCCGGCGATGCCAGTTTCCTCAGGGCGCTCGTGTCGCCGGACGACAGGGCGAGGTTGCGCTCCGCCACCCAGTTTCGGACTGCCTGCACGGCTGTAATCGGGGCATCGGACTCGCTGCTGGAAGGACTCGGCGTTAACGCCGACTCAGTCGGGCTCGCGCTCGGGGTTGGCTCGACGCGGGGTTCGGGGGCGTCGTCGGAGCAGGCTGCGGCGACCAGGGTGGTTGCGACGAGGAGCGCCGCCAGTCGTACGCGGTCCACGACAGGTCCTTCCCGAGATGGTGCGGTTCGAAAGTTACCGCTCGGGGGACGGGACCGGAAGCGCTGCGGCGCAGGCTGTGGACAACTCGGGCCAGGCCGTGGTCAGACGACCAGCTCGTAGACGACGGCCTTCCTGACCGGGTGGATGTCGGGGCGGCCGGGTGGGTCGGGTGCGCGGGAGCGATGTCGGTGGCCGGTGGGGGTGGTGGTCTCGACGGTGTGGGTGCCGTCGGGCGCGATGCGTGGCGTCGCGGTCCAGCCGGGGGCCTGCTTGGCGTGGTTGCAGCGTTCGCAGAGGCCTTGGAGGTTGGTCGCGGTGGTGCGGCCGCCGTCCTCCCAGGACCGGATGTGGTCGGTGTGGCGGATCGGGGCGCCGCACCAGGGGGTGCGGCAGAGGCCTTGGTCGCGGGTGTTGACGAAGTCGGCGAGGCCGGAGGGGGCGAGGCGGGCGCGGGAGTCCATGGCGATGAGCTGGCCGGTGCCGGGGTTGGTGTAGAGGCGCCGGATCCAGAGCCGGGTGGCGCGCATCGCGTCGGTGACGAACGCCCGAGCCCACGGGGCCGGCACCGGCCCGTAGCCCTCCAGATGGGCGGCGTCGTCGGCGGTGTCGAAGAGGGCGTGGTCGGTCATGACGAGCTTGACCTCGACCTTGACCGGCTCGTCGGCCGGGGCGCCGGTGACGCGCTCGACGAGGGTGTCGGCCATGACTTGGCCCTTCGACCGCTGATCACCCTTCGCGCGGGCCGCGGCCGCGGCGGCGAGGAGGGTGGCATAGATGCTCACGCCCTGTTTGACCGGGAGCAGGGCGCTGACCCAGCACATCGTGTCGGGCGCGGGACGGATCGTGACCTGACGCTCGGCCTCGGCGCGCCGGGCACGCTCGGCGACCGAGGCGGGGTCGAGCTCGCAGGCCAGCTTCTTCGCCGCGCGGGTCAGGCGCAGGTCGCTCATGGTCGCGGCCGCACCGGTGCCGCACAGGCGGCGGTCGACCTCGGCCCGGTCCTCGAGGGACAGGCACGCGGTCTCGCGGGCCAGGATCGTGGCGCGCCACTCGGTGAGCCGCCCGGCGCGCATGAGCGCCAGGGTGTGGGGCATCTCGTGCTCCAGGACCTTCGCGAGGCCCAGGAGGCGGGCGGCTTTGGTGGGTGACTCGTGGCGGGCCAGGCCGAGCTGCTCGGCGATGCCCTCGCCGAGGCGGGAGGTGGGTACGCCGGCCGCTGCCTGGCTCTGGCGTTGGGAGGTGTCGAAGTCGACCGCGGTGGTGGTCTGCGCGGCGGTGGCGGTGCACTTGAGGTCCTCCAACGCGCCGATGAGGTCGATGCGCTGGGCGTCCGAGACCTCGCGGGGGCAGTCCGCGAGGGCGGTGGTCGCCTCGCGGATCTGCTGGATAAGTGTCTCGAACATATGAGCGATTGTAGACCCGGCCGCCGACAGTGGCCCGCGGGCGAGTTCAATCGGTTCTTGCAACGAGCCTCTTGTTGAGGGCTTGTCCGGGAGTCTGCCAGTCGAGGGTCTTGCGGGGCCTGGTGTTCAGTTGAAGGGCGACGTTGTCGCACTCGGCCATCGTGAGGTGGCGGAGGTCGGAGCCCTTGGGCCAGTACTGGCGCAGCAGGCCGTTGGTGTTCTCGTTGGTCCCGCGCTGCCACGGCGACTGTGGGTCGCAGAAGTAGATCGGGATGCCCGACTCGATGGTGAACCGTGCGTGTTGTGCCATCTCGCTGCCGCGGTCCCAGGTGATTGACTTGCGCAGTTCCAGCGGCAGGGTTGCGATCATCTCGTTCAACGTCCACCGGGCCTGGTCGGCACGGTGCTGGCCAGGCAGCGGTGCGAGGAGCACGAACCGGGAAGAGCGTTCTACCAGCGTGAGGACCGCGCCCTTGCCCGTGCCGCCCATCAGCAGGTCGCCCTCCCAGTGCCCAGGCACCGCCCGGTCCTCGACCTCAGCCGGGCGTGCTGAGATCCGGATGTCGTCGGTGATCCCGAGTGTGACCCGTTTCGCGCCACCGGTCTGGGCCTTGCGGCGCTGCCGCTGGGTGCGTAGGTGCGCGGTCAACTCGCGCTTGAGCTCGCCCTTGGTCTGGACGAACAGCGACTGGTAGATCGTCTCGTGCGACACCCGCATCCTCAGATCGCGTGGACACAACACCGGCAGCATCGCCGCGATCTGCTCCGGCGACCAGTTCGCCCGCAACAGCTCCCACACCTTCTCCCGCAACGGCGCGTGATCCAGGCGCCGCGTCTTCGGCCGGCGGGCCTTACGGGCAGCCTCACGCTGGGACCACTTCGCGCTGTACCTCACCCGATACCCCCGCCCACCGGCACGAGCCGTACGAGCACGCGGCGACCGGGTCCCAAACGACCCAGCCCGGCGAAGCTCCCTCGAGATCGTCGACGGATGCTTGCCCACTAACGCAGCAATCGTGGCCTGCGGCAACCCCGCCATGTACGCCCGCTCAATCACCAACCGCTGATCCGCGGTCAACCTCACTCCCGGCACGCGCCGCAACCTCTCACTCACGATCGAGTTGCAACAACCGGTTGAGTTCGCGCGTGGTTGTGTGTGGTCTGTGGATGAGCGGGGCCACGGGTGCTGCTGTGGACGGTGGGTGGTTTCGAGGCTC includes the following:
- a CDS encoding DUF6318 family protein, coding for MDRVRLAALLVATTLVAAACSDDAPEPRVEPTPSASPTESALTPSPSSSESDAPITAVQAVRNWVAERNLALSSGDTSALRKLASPGCSTCEPYVDLIEDVYEAGGEYNTTGWTVDRAKELKPGEVTAAITMGGGSMVPSSGAEADEYGEEKAIFRFRLTSDMDTPAITFIGLIR
- a CDS encoding alpha/beta hydrolase, whose product is MEAQPRLIPVRQPEHATGIALVLHGGASRGQRMMVSPTQLSVVRMAPTAKRVAREGRGKLAVYRLLNSYRGWDTQHTPVRDVEWALDELRGRHGVLPVGLVGHSLGGRAALLAGDRPGVESVVALNPWVYPDDTVDLSGRRVLFVHGLADRVALPQRAEAVARRVAQTTDVGFISIPGGKHAMLRHGRSFDGYGAEFTAVSLLGHIPRGSVSSAVMRVLDGDAWVTA
- a CDS encoding HNH endonuclease, yielding MFETLIQQIREATTALADCPREVSDAQRIDLIGALEDLKCTATAAQTTTAVDFDTSQRQSQAAAGVPTSRLGEGIAEQLGLARHESPTKAARLLGLAKVLEHEMPHTLALMRAGRLTEWRATILARETACLSLEDRAEVDRRLCGTGAAATMSDLRLTRAAKKLACELDPASVAERARRAEAERQVTIRPAPDTMCWVSALLPVKQGVSIYATLLAAAAAARAKGDQRSKGQVMADTLVERVTGAPADEPVKVEVKLVMTDHALFDTADDAAHLEGYGPVPAPWARAFVTDAMRATRLWIRRLYTNPGTGQLIAMDSRARLAPSGLADFVNTRDQGLCRTPWCGAPIRHTDHIRSWEDGGRTTATNLQGLCERCNHAKQAPGWTATPRIAPDGTHTVETTTPTGHRHRSRAPDPPGRPDIHPVRKAVVYELVV
- a CDS encoding IS30 family transposase, which produces MPGVRLTADQRLVIERAYMAGLPQATIAALVGKHPSTISRELRRAGSFGTRSPRARTARAGGRGYRVRYSAKWSQREAARKARRPKTRRLDHAPLREKVWELLRANWSPEQIAAMLPVLCPRDLRMRVSHETIYQSLFVQTKGELKRELTAHLRTQRQRRKAQTGGAKRVTLGITDDIRISARPAEVEDRAVPGHWEGDLLMGGTGKGAVLTLVERSSRFVLLAPLPGQHRADQARWTLNEMIATLPLELRKSITWDRGSEMAQHARFTIESGIPIYFCDPQSPWQRGTNENTNGLLRQYWPKGSDLRHLTMAECDNVALQLNTRPRKTLDWQTPGQALNKRLVARTD